The following coding sequences lie in one Ferrimicrobium acidiphilum DSM 19497 genomic window:
- a CDS encoding putative bifunctional diguanylate cyclase/phosphodiesterase, with amino-acid sequence MAERLQEALADPFDIAGHQLFISASIGVATTPATDPDTFLRDADTAMYQAKKSGRNRCTAFHPGLHEQTSRHLRRASELHGALERNELRVFYQPLLSLASGEVIAFEALLRWEHPIEGMLFPEEFITVAEDAGLMPAIGAWVLLEACSQTARWTQDYSGLSISVNVSPHQITEELIVHVQSALAASDLSPSQLVLEVTESAVVAIANVSVLERLREIGIRISVDDFGTGFSSLAQLQELPVDELKIDRAFVQRLAGTEADAAIVTSIIELAHTIGLNAVAEGVETTAQAAAVRSLGCDSGQGYLWSRPVGFKSVPALLQRLKNPEPSDPRHPSLGTPGATPL; translated from the coding sequence ATGGCCGAACGCCTTCAAGAAGCACTGGCCGACCCCTTCGACATAGCAGGCCACCAGTTGTTCATCTCTGCCAGCATCGGTGTTGCCACCACCCCTGCAACTGACCCGGATACCTTCTTGCGAGACGCGGATACGGCGATGTATCAAGCTAAGAAGTCTGGGAGAAACCGGTGCACTGCCTTCCACCCGGGCCTGCACGAGCAGACCAGCCGGCATCTGCGCCGAGCCTCTGAGTTGCACGGGGCACTTGAGCGAAATGAACTGCGCGTGTTCTACCAGCCACTTCTTTCGCTTGCTAGCGGCGAAGTCATCGCCTTCGAGGCGCTGCTTCGCTGGGAGCACCCTATCGAGGGAATGCTCTTCCCTGAGGAGTTCATCACTGTGGCCGAAGATGCTGGTCTCATGCCGGCCATAGGGGCTTGGGTACTCCTTGAGGCGTGCTCTCAGACGGCCAGATGGACCCAAGATTACAGTGGGCTATCGATCAGCGTTAACGTATCCCCACACCAGATCACCGAAGAGCTGATCGTCCATGTCCAGTCCGCGCTGGCGGCCTCTGATCTGTCACCCAGTCAGCTCGTACTCGAGGTGACTGAGAGCGCAGTGGTCGCCATTGCCAACGTCTCGGTGCTCGAGCGACTGCGCGAGATCGGTATCCGAATTTCGGTGGACGACTTCGGCACCGGCTTCTCCTCCCTGGCACAGCTCCAGGAACTCCCAGTCGACGAATTGAAGATCGATCGTGCCTTCGTACAACGCCTAGCAGGTACCGAAGCAGACGCTGCCATCGTGACAAGCATCATCGAACTTGCCCACACCATCGGTCTCAATGCAGTTGCCGAAGGAGTGGAGACTACTGCTCAGGCGGCTGCCGTGCGTTCCCTCGGCTGTGACAGTGGCCAGGGTTACCTCTGGAGTCGACCGGTAGGCTTTAAGTCGGTTCCCGCTCTCCTACAGCGCCTCAAGAATCCGGAACCGTCTGATCCCAGGCACCCAAGTCTTGGGACGCCGGGCGCGACTCCGTTATAA